The Aquila chrysaetos chrysaetos chromosome 18, bAquChr1.4, whole genome shotgun sequence genomic interval attttctgattctctttttACTAACTGCAGTTAGAAAGAGAATTGACTTTTGAAAACCTGTCTGCATGGACCAGCCCAGAActaatggagaaaatgaaaatggaggTTTATCTGCCCAGGTTCACGTTAGAAGAGAAATACGACCTCAAATCTACTTTGAGCACGATGGGGATACAAGATGCCTTCACTGAAGGTCAAGCTGATTTCACAGGAATGTCAGAGAATGGTGATCTGTTTTTGTCACAAGTTTTTCACAAATGTTATCTGGAAGTCAATGAAGAAggcacagaggcagcagctgccagttCAGCAGCACTGACATCACGAAGTCTTGGTGCTACTGTTATTTTTGTGGCAGATcaccctttcctcttctttatcaGGCACAACAAGACCAAGAGTATCCTCTTCTTGGGAAGGTTCTCTTCCCCCTAGAAACTCAACCATTGCTAAACAGGCTCTTGCAACAACAATAATGAACAAAATATGTACCAGGAAGAGCATCTCAATAGTCTGTGCActtcttaattttcctgtaCTATTGATAAATCTCTCAATGTTAGAAGAGAGggcatattaaaaataacctcaAATTCACACCTCTGGGTCATTTTCCTGGCCAAAGAACCCCAAAATGGCAGCACTACACTATAAGCACCAGACTGTGCACAGTACAACATTGATGCatcttttcagtgctttctgaaCCAGAACTGCCACGATGCAGAACAGACTAAGTTGATCTAAAACAGTAGGTTTGGTAGTTGCTTTGGtacataagaagaaaagaaacaggaaaaactgCTTCCTGCAGAATGCTGCTGTATCTCCATTGGTTTCAGCTCACTGAGCTGGTCATCCCAGGATTGCTACCTCACCCATATTCTTGTCAGTTTTATACCAACTTTGCAGCCTGGCACAGCTGGTAATGAAATAAACGTGCAAAATCCTCTGTGTTCCCAATACTGGTGCTTCTTTCTTGCATGCAAAGGGGCTAACACACATACTTCCTAATTTCTGTCCCACAGCAATTGGAAAGCATTGAACAACACTATAGAattggaggaaaataaaacacatgtgCCTTGAAACCTTCTCTTTCGTAACCTTTCATGCATtcagcactgctgccagcccagcagtgCACTACTTTAccctcattttgctttgccaCTTATTTCACTGGTTTGAGACAAGATCAAATTGGAGAATCAAGCCTGTAATACTAACTCCCTAAGTGTTTTCTGGAAGATTGCATGCAAATCTCCCAGTACACATTTATTCCTGTCACAGCTCTTTTCTCCCATGGAGGAGAGTGTCCTAATCAGTCATGCATGTTTGCAGGGGATGCTCCTAACTCTCTGAATTCACAACAGAGAGCAAAGGAGTGGGTCTTTTACAGGACCTGCACACGAAACAGCATCTTACTAGAAACATCTCTTCTTGGGATGGCAGGACTCCCTTTTCCAGACAGAGAGGAGACTGATGACTGTCTCTGagtcctttctgttttcttccatgtggCCAGCTGCTTCCAGGCTCCCTTCTGGTTCTGCTTCCCAAATGGGAAGGAGCATAGGAAAAGTGTTGTGAAGCaagttgtggtgggttgaccctggctggatgccaggtgcccaccaaagccgttctatcactctcccccctcagctggacaggggagagaaaatataacaaagggctcatgggtcgagataaggacaggagagatcactcaccaagtaccgtcatgggcaaaatagacttaacttggggaaaattaactcaatttattaccaatcaaccagagtagggtaatgagaaataaaaccaaatctcaaaacaccttccctccagccctcccttcttcctgggcacaacttcactcccagattctctacctacccccccagtggcgcagggggatggggaatgggggttatggtcagttcatcacacgttgtctctgccgcttcatcctcttcgGGGGCAGGACTGAAcccactcttcccctgctccagcatggggtccctcccacaggagacagttgtccacaaacttctccaatgtgggtccttcccacgggctgcagttcttcactaacttctccagcctgggtcccttccacgggctgcagtccttcaggagcacactgctccagcgtgggtcccccacggggtcacaagtcctgccagaaaacctgctccagcgtgggctcctctctccacagatccacaggtcctgccaggagcctgctccagtgtggccttcccacggggtcacagcctccttcgggcatccccctgctctggcatgggttcctccccaggctgcaggtggagatctgctccaccgtggagctccatgggctgcagggggacagcctgccttaccatggtcttccccacgggctgcaggggaatctctgctccggtgcctggagcacctcctcccctccttctgcactgacctgggggtctgcagggttgtttctctcacatgttctcactcctctctccagctgccatttctgtgtgtcctgcaactttttttccttcttaaatatgttatcccagaggcgctaccaccatcgctgatgggctcggccttggccagtggcaggtccgtcttagagccggctggtattggctctgtcagacacaggggaagcttccagcagcttctcacagaagccacccctgtaagCCCCTCCACtatcaaaaccttgccacacaaacccaatacacaagTGCTTTATTCTATCCCCATATGACCTCAACAGCACTGCCTTCTGTCTGTCTCCGCTGTGAAACACGACACAGGATCCCTTTGTGTTCAGGTGCAATTCTGCCATGCCCTGCTTCGCCTAATGCAAGGGCTTCACGTCCCCATGGCCAAGCCTCTTAAGCACTTCCTGATCTGCCTCAGGAATAAAGACAGGGAAGACACACCTGGGAGGCCAAGGAGGAACAAAACCATGACAACATGCACCCAAATTCACTCACAGGCctttaaaatcaatggaaatgtgaatcatcttttctctctccttcaacTATTTTAAACGTGCTTGCAAAGATAACAGAGTGAATGTCCTCTTGGCAGTGCCAGATCATTACCAAGTGGCAATGACCACGATGCTTGAAGGGTGTGTTGCACATTAGGGAAAAACCTTTTCCCAGGGTGAGCAGCACAGCGCTGGAGAAGGTTTGCCCAGAAAGGTTGGGGAATCTCTGTCCTCAGAAGGGCTGTGGCTGACCTTGTCTACTGATGGCCCTGTTCCAAGCAGGAGGTTGACCTCTGGATGTCCCTTTCAATTAACATGTgtgattttctctctcttgtcaACAGCCATTCTGCCTTGCCACCTCCCTTTCTCATCCTGCCTGGCATCCTTGCATCTTGACTAGCAAAGGGAGCTAGTTCTCAGCGTACTTCTTCGGGACTTGGAGTCTCCTGGCTTGGGCTTTCCCACCACCTAACCATTCAGCTGAGCTTTCTCCTACCCTGATTTGTTGAGGATTTACTCATCGTACTAAACCCAATACTTGTTTAATTTCTGGCATTTCTTCATTGCCTTGCACAACATTGATTTCTGCCACTTTTTAGAAGACTTGACCCACTCTGTTCCTGTAATCAGCCTTGCAGCAAAATGCTTAGCACACAGTAcagtttccttcccttcctccactCCCCTTCCCCTGTCCCCCAGGGTCTTACAGTTGTTGCCAccactttctccttcttccacGACCCAACAGCAGCTCGGCTGCCTTCTGGGACTGCAGAGTGACAATTACTGTGCCATGTTTGCCCccattgtattttttcactcCATCCTTACTCGAGCCCTCCAAGTGGGGTTGTTTCAGTCCTTGCCCTCCTTCAGTACATGCAAGTACTGTGCACTAACTCTgtgttttgcagtgtttctctCAAATGATTCCCAGCCGTGGCTGCAATGAGATTTCTACACCAACACAACCAGTGGGGTATCCGCTCCTTACCCTGAATAGTCCTTCATGGCTTTGCTTCTCTCTATGCTCCTAATGATCTTCAACCTGAAGCTGGGCACCCAGTGTCTAATTCAATCACTAAGCTTGATGTTTTACGTTAATGTACCACATTTGAAACCCAGGAGTCACAGCTGCACAAAGCTGGAGAGAAGAATCAGGCCTACAATATCTGCTTATATCCAGAAACCAAACCCAAGCATTCTAGTTGTGTAACCTTTTAAccagtcatttattttaaacaacagaCCAGTTGTCTCCACAACACCAGAAGACCATTGGAATGGGTAAACTGTTCTGCTGTCCCGTCAGTAGACTATTGTGGTGTAACAACAGAGCTGAGATTTTAATTCCATTGTCCTTTTGAAATGTCTAAAACTGAAAAGTGACAAGGTCAACAAAGAGGACAAAATTACATAAGATCTTTTGGGGATGTGGTAGAAAGGAGATTTGAGTAGGCGGAAACAACCTGGATgtaagagagaaggaaagggaggtgcAAGCAGtaatatatttctaaatttattcGTTGCTTAACACACAAACGCAGAATCTGACTGAGGACAAGGCCTAAGTCTTCTCTCTCACAGGATCAGAGGTAAATATTTAAACCAATTTAAGTAacttttctgaagcttttaaaaagtgatctGTAGTTTGCATGACTGTATAGGTAAATTATAATATAGCAGTGTTATAGTGCATTATTCTTGCCTCTTGCTTTTCTAGATGTCAACccttagagaaaataaatctgtgagGCTAATGAAAACTGCTAATTTCAGGCAGAATTGATCACAAGAAGGATGGTTTTCTTAGGGCAGTAACTGTcttataaattaaaatcttcagtTTGATAAAGGAGTCCCATACTTCAGGTGAAGAAAAGGCCATTTTCATTCGGCAAAGGCACAGCACTTCATGTTATCAGGCCAGGGACTCAGAGGAGTATTCGTTAGCggaaaacagagaaatctcCATCCTGATGCTCTCTTGGTTGTGTtctccaaggaaagaaaatcactcTGTGGTACAGATTTGGTACTGACAGCACACTGACTGTCAAAAGAACTGTAGTATTTTGGCAACGAAACACTTGATAAATACCTGTAGACTTCAGAGATTGCCCCACAGTTTCTGTTGCTCCATTCCATAGAtataaataacaacaacaacaataacattTCTGGTCTCTTGACTGGAAAACAACATGAGGCAGATATCTTCAAGTCTGGAATTCTCATAACCTCAAGGAATCTGCTAGtttctggggaaaataaaattgctggAACATACAGAAGGGGTGGTAGGTACACATAATGAATAAAACTCCCTCAATCTAAAAGCAAATAATAGCTTTGTTATTCATACTACTCAGAATAGGTGGCTGGCCAGGAAAAGCACACGAGCCTAAGAATTATGCTTAAATTCTTCTCAGTATCAGCTCTCAATTCTATACAGATCCAAAATGAAGTAGTGGGAAACTCGGGCATGTTGTGAACTTACGTactaaaactgcatttaaattcCCCTGGGAGCATTACTTTGATAAATCATTACTtaaggacaaaaaggaagaaaaataggcAGCTTACAAATCTGCATATTTTTGAAAaccaaaggcagaaagaaacacaaagaaaactgcagctgtATAAAAGAGGACATATGTACAATTATAGGAAAATATTATCtggttaacaaaaaaaacctaaaagaaatTGATGCTCCTAACGGGTGGCAAACAACATCTGTGTGGAAGATAAAACATACAACCAGGCTATTAGTTTTAGTGGGTGCCAATACATTGTATTGCACATGTAACGTTTCTCCCTAATATGCActgcataaataattttaataattcaaaTAGTACAATTCTGTCTCTTGCCTCTTTCCAGGTTGTAGCAATGGAACTGGTCTCAACATCAGTTGGCAAGTTCACAGTTGATCTTTTCAACAAGCTGAATGAGACCAACAAgggcaaaaacattttcttttccccttggaGCATATCATCTGCTCTGGCTCTGATGTACCTGGGTGCAAAAGGCAATACAGCAAGAGAGATGGCAGAGGTAGGTTGCTCTACGAAGCACACACCCCATACAATACCTGGCTCTTGTACTGGCTGCAAAATCTAGTGTTAGAAAAACTTGCCACCACAATGACAAGGAACCATGGGAGACCACAGAACGTAACAAGTGAATGgtaaattttattcatttcataGCAGGTTCCCCACTTCTCCACTAAGAGAAAGTGTTCTGTGGGTATCGCACGCTGAGCACAGAGGTTCTCTGAACCTGGCTTCTTCTAAACTATTCTACACCTTCTAATTTAtcctgtgattctatgattctgataCAGATGAGATATTCCCTTTGAGAAGCAAACAGCTGATGGCAGTAGCTCCTAACTAATTGGCAGGAGGCTTGCAGATCCCAGcaccctccctctctcccctggCCAGGATGCCTCTTTCTATCTCGATTTATGCTTTCCTAAACAACTGCCTGACAATCCAGCAGGAAAATAGGAAGGGCTTTAGTATCTCCACATCCCCTGACCCAATACTTCCTAATGCCACAcgggcacattgctggctcaaAGGGAGCTGTGGTGCTCAGCACTACCCAGCGCTCTCCTCCGTGTCACCGCACGCCCGTTCAGATGCCTTTGCACCATTATCGTGGGGAGAACCGTTTGGGTTTGCCAAACACATTGCTATGGCTGAAAGCAACAGCTGTGGAAAGGGGTTCAGCCTTGCGGTGTGCAGACAGGAGCACTGCGTCGGTGCTCTGGGAGGGGGACAGTGCTACTCATTGTTACGCTATGGGGTTTACATATACTACAGCTTCAGCATCCCTTTCATTAGTCACCTAAGCAGCAGCAGATAGCACAGTGAGTTCTCATAAGGAGCAAACCAAGACAACCATTTGATCCCCATTTGGCTTTAAGTCACACCAGTTCCTTTATGCCTATTTCATACCTGTGGAAACTCTGCTTGCAGGTTCTTCATTTCACTGAAGCGGCAGCAGCTGAAGGCTCTTCTTCTGTGGCCAGACCTTCTCGGGGGAgaccaaagagaagaaaaatggtatCTATTAGAACTGAAATCCCAAGATAAAGAATCTCCAGCATCAAAATGTCCAGATACAGCTTTAGGAGTCCAGTATTCCTTGTCTGCACTCCTCTTTAAAGTACAAACCCCAACATACTTCACAGCAGGTTCAAGTTCAGTTCCTTTCACTCACTCAGACTCTGAGTAGCATGGAAGGACAAGTCACTGGGATAGTCTGGAAGGTTTGCTATATGGCAAATCAGTTAATCCAGTCATAAACAGAGCCCTGCAAATCGCAGTGGTGGtaaacttggaaaaataaaaagtaagagAGAGGAAACCAAATCCTTCTCCAACATACATCACATCATAGCatgttttgaaaacttcatCCAAAAATGCAATTGCTGAATGTATGGTTTCTCTTTCCAAGGATCCTGAGTACAAGCAAGCTGAAAATATCCATGCTAGCTTCAAAGAGGTCACGACTGCCATCAACAAACCCAGAAGCACCTACTCGCTGAAAAATGCCAACCGCATTTATGTGGAAAAAACCTTCCCATTACTCCTTGTAAGTTAAATCTCAGAGATGAGTAAGAAAAGgggcaaaaaatatttctcattttaattactTGCCATCAGTAGAACAGGTTTGAAGCTGACCCTGAATACTGCAAATAAGAGCCCTGGATTCCAGTGATAACTGGAGAATACCATTCGGTCTGCTCACAGTATTTAAGGATGCATTACCCTTTGACCGAAGTGCAGGGACTCCTTTTCATGCAACATGGCTTTATTATTGGAACACCCGAAATCTACAATTGTAAATGAGACATTCAAATAAGCACATCCATGGAATGTGCACAGCCTTCCTCGCTTCTCCAAATAAAAGTGGGAACAAAAGAAGGgaactttctgttcttttgttatttcttaaCTGTTAGCTCACAGTCCAACAGACAGCAACAGGCAAGATGCTGCAGTCCTCTCGGCCCAAGAAGCTATTAGGAAGTCCAAGAGCTAACAACTTCCCTTTGGGACTGAAAAATCCTGTATGGtataaaacttccttttttgttgtttttgttttctttttttttcagacatacATACAGCTCAGTAAGAACTACTACAAAGCAGAGCCACACAAGGTTAACTTTAAGACAGCACCAGAACAATCCAGAAAGGAAATCAACGCTTGGGTTGAAAAACAAACTGAGGGTAAGCTGAGCTCAACCCCAACGTCTTTCCTCTCCTATTGTCAGCCTGCCATTTCCTTTGGGCAGGTGCCCTCGCTTCCCCACGTGCTACTGCAGCAGCCAGGTCATGCCTTCCGATACGGACAGTGAGCAGAGATGCAGTgggaggacagaggaaaagcagcacttcAGCAGCTTCAAATACCTGACCCAGACCTCAGTGAGCTCCTTGGGGAGACTCCCATTGactctgctgtgctctgcatcagctGCTCCTCAAGCGCGTCTGCTGCCCTGGTGCTGCACCCACGCACCACcggcagagcaggcagaggggagaaaCACCTCTGCTGCCCAGCGTGCTCCAAGGCGGGGAGGGGTGCCCACCTAGCTGTGCCGTGCTGCACTGGCCAGAGGTGCTGGCCTCCTTTTACCTCGCATAACCAGCTGGTGAGGCAGTAGATGGctttctgcttccagctgctTGCCATGAAGCTGTGACTTTTTGGGGGGAAGTCACCCAGGGAAGTCGATCCCTGTCAGCCAGGAGGAGAACCgggcagaaaacagctttggaaACTGTAAACAAACGAACTGATTTGTATCAGGGGAGTAATTTAGGGAGTAGGGCATGGAGGCATGGGCTTCTTCACTAAGGAGTTGAACTGAGAGAAAAACCAATCAAAACATCCTCACTGTGCTACACTGGAATGACACCTGACTCTTCTGATTTCAAAAGGCAAAATCAAGAATTTGCTGGGTTCACAAGATGTGGGAAGCGCCACCAAACTGGTCCTGATAAATGCCATTTACTTCAAGGCGGAATGGGAAACGAAATTTCGGGCAGAAAATACAGATCTGCAACCCTTCCGACTGAGCAAGGTAAGCTCCTCCTGTACCCTTCTTACCGTAAACAGCCTGGTGACAACAGCTACTGCTGAAATCTTTCCATTTCATAAGTCTTTTAGGTATCCCTGTGGTAACTAGACTCTCTGTGAATAGCTGGTTACAGCAAAATGTGTCAGTGCTCAGCTCACTGCAACACTAAGATGCTGCTCGTGTAAATGTTAATGTGCTCTAGATAACAGCTGCCGCTTCCAAAAGCACTAGAGTCACTTAGGACCTTTTTGTAAAACAGTGCTGAAAGGGCAGATATTACAAGCATGATTTTGAGAGTCCAAGCTTCATGCACAAGAACTATATGCCATGTCATGGGTGAGTACGGTACCTGGACCTCTGTGCTGTGCAGCCTAGCTGGGCGCAAACATACCTGCTCAAATACAGCTGCAACAGGGTACCTGAGTGGGGTGCATGGTTGGGCGAAACTAGAAGAAATGTTAATGGCGTGTATCCAGAAGAGGTGTCAATGAACTCACATCAAAAGACAAGAGCTCTGTGCAATTTCCACCAACTGT includes:
- the LOC115353065 gene encoding heterochromatin-associated protein MENT-like, with product MELVSTSVGKFTVDLFNKLNETNKGKNIFFSPWSISSALALMYLGAKGNTAREMAEVLHFTEAAAAEGSSSVARPSRGRPKRRKMDPEYKQAENIHASFKEVTTAINKPRSTYSLKNANRIYVEKTFPLLLTYIQLSKNYYKAEPHKVNFKTAPEQSRKEINAWVEKQTEGKIKNLLGSQDVGSATKLVLINAIYFKAEWETKFRAENTDLQPFRLSKNKTKPVKMMYMRNIFPVLIMETMNFKIIELPYVNHELSMFILLPDDIKDSTTGLEQLERELTYEKLSEWTDSKKMTETAVDLYLPKFTMEEKYDMGDKLDSMGMHSAFSSNADFSGMAENGGLVISRVIHKSFVAVDEKGTEAAAATAIIGLTSSFFPHVLKFKVDHPFYFFIRHNKSKSILFFGRLCSP